In Crinalium epipsammum PCC 9333, the following are encoded in one genomic region:
- a CDS encoding 2-isopropylmalate synthase, with amino-acid sequence MNTPAQPDRIIIFDTTLRDGEQSPGATLNVDEKLTIARQLAKLGVDVIEAGFPYASSGDFEAVQKIAQVVGVESGPTICGLARATRQDIKAAAEALKPAAKHRIHTFIATSDIHLEYKLKKTRQEVIEIASEMVAYAKSLVDDVEFSPEDAGRSDPEFLYQVLERAIAAGATTINIPDTVGYTTPSEFGAIIRGIKENVPNIDQAIISVHGHNDLGLAVANFLEAVKNGARQLECTINGIGERAGNAALEELVMALHVRRQYYNPFLGRAVDSEEPLTNIDTRQIYKTSRLVSSLTGMLVQPNKAIVGANAFSHESGIHQDGVLKNKRTYEIMDAQLIGLTDNQIVLGKLSGRNAFRTRLQELGFELSETELNKAFVKFKELADKKKEITDWDLEAIVNDEIQQAPELFRLEFVQVSCGNQARPTATITLRTPTGEELTDAAIGTGPVDAVYKAINRVVNVPNQLIEFSVQSVTAGIDAIGEVTIRLKHKERIYSGHAANTDIIVASAQAYVNALNRLYGALQRNESSQKPTLAQELTAPDASTVGSAKI; translated from the coding sequence ATGAACACACCAGCACAACCCGACCGGATTATTATTTTTGATACTACCCTGCGGGATGGAGAACAGTCTCCAGGGGCGACATTAAATGTAGATGAAAAGCTGACAATTGCCCGTCAGCTTGCGAAATTAGGCGTTGATGTAATTGAAGCAGGTTTCCCCTACGCCAGTTCTGGAGATTTTGAAGCTGTACAAAAAATTGCACAAGTTGTTGGTGTAGAATCAGGACCAACAATTTGTGGTTTAGCAAGGGCAACGCGCCAGGATATTAAAGCAGCAGCAGAGGCTTTAAAACCAGCAGCTAAACATCGAATTCATACCTTTATTGCTACTTCAGATATTCATCTAGAATACAAACTGAAGAAAACACGGCAAGAGGTGATAGAAATAGCATCAGAAATGGTGGCTTATGCTAAGTCTTTAGTTGATGATGTGGAATTTTCACCGGAAGATGCGGGTCGTTCTGATCCCGAATTTTTGTATCAAGTTTTAGAGCGTGCGATCGCGGCTGGTGCTACAACAATTAATATTCCCGATACCGTCGGTTATACTACACCGAGCGAATTTGGTGCAATAATTCGTGGCATCAAAGAAAACGTTCCGAACATCGACCAAGCTATTATTTCTGTTCACGGTCATAACGACTTAGGTTTAGCTGTAGCTAACTTCCTAGAAGCAGTAAAAAATGGCGCAAGACAACTAGAATGCACCATTAACGGTATTGGTGAACGTGCTGGTAATGCTGCACTAGAAGAATTAGTCATGGCGCTTCATGTGCGTCGGCAGTATTATAATCCGTTCTTGGGTCGTGCTGTAGATTCAGAAGAACCGCTAACTAATATTGATACTCGTCAAATTTACAAAACATCCCGCTTAGTTTCCAGTCTCACTGGGATGTTAGTACAACCGAATAAAGCAATTGTTGGCGCTAATGCCTTTTCTCACGAATCTGGAATTCACCAAGACGGCGTTTTAAAGAATAAGCGTACTTATGAAATTATGGACGCGCAATTGATTGGCTTAACAGACAATCAAATTGTGTTGGGCAAACTTTCCGGTCGCAATGCTTTCCGCACTCGCCTGCAAGAACTTGGTTTTGAATTATCAGAAACCGAACTCAATAAGGCATTTGTCAAATTTAAAGAATTGGCAGATAAAAAGAAAGAAATTACTGACTGGGATTTAGAAGCCATTGTCAATGATGAAATTCAACAAGCGCCAGAATTATTCCGCCTAGAGTTTGTCCAAGTTTCCTGTGGTAATCAAGCTCGTCCGACAGCTACTATAACCCTACGGACACCAACTGGCGAAGAATTAACCGACGCGGCTATTGGCACAGGTCCAGTTGATGCGGTATATAAAGCGATTAACCGTGTGGTGAATGTACCTAATCAGTTGATTGAATTTTCAGTTCAGTCAGTGACGGCTGGTATTGACGCGATTGGGGAAGTAACAATTCGCCTGAAACACAAAGAACGGATTTATTCCGGTCACGCTGCTAACACTGATATCATCGTTGCTTCGGCTCAAGCTTATGTAAACGCTCTCAACCGCCTGTATGGTGCATTGCAGCGTAATGAATCAAGTCAGAAGCCAACATTAGCTCAAGAACTGACAGCGCCAGATGCTTCAACCGTAGGTTCAGCAAAAATTTAA
- a CDS encoding class I SAM-dependent methyltransferase: MIPEKVLDKEKTFHDQWASTIDVEGIKVKDYFEACTAPENRFIIQQLGNIKGKRILDLGCGAGENSVYFAKRGAVCVAADYSPGMVEVALQLAAANGVEIEGCTENAIALSFPDNSFDIVYASNLLHHLPDPQAAIKEMYRVLKPGGKACFWDPLKHNPVINVYRRIATSVRTEDEQPLDINIVNFVKSLFSTTTYDTFWIATLWIFLRFYLIDRVDPNQERYWKKIIIEQEKLQPTYQRLEKIDLVLKKLPLIKRFAWNIAVVATK, from the coding sequence ATGATTCCAGAAAAAGTTCTTGATAAAGAGAAAACATTCCACGACCAGTGGGCATCTACCATTGATGTAGAAGGAATCAAAGTTAAAGATTATTTTGAAGCCTGCACAGCACCAGAAAACCGCTTTATTATTCAACAATTAGGCAATATTAAAGGTAAGCGAATTTTAGATTTAGGGTGTGGTGCGGGTGAAAATAGTGTTTATTTTGCTAAAAGAGGTGCTGTTTGTGTAGCTGCTGACTATTCTCCTGGGATGGTAGAAGTTGCTTTGCAACTAGCTGCTGCTAATGGAGTCGAGATAGAAGGTTGCACAGAAAATGCGATCGCACTCTCATTCCCCGATAATAGTTTTGATATTGTCTACGCCTCTAACTTACTCCACCACTTACCAGACCCTCAAGCTGCCATCAAAGAAATGTATCGAGTTCTTAAACCAGGTGGTAAAGCTTGCTTTTGGGACCCTTTAAAGCACAACCCTGTTATTAATGTTTATCGTCGTATTGCGACTTCGGTGCGAACAGAAGACGAACAACCACTAGATATTAATATCGTTAATTTTGTCAAGTCTCTATTTTCGACAACAACTTACGATACATTTTGGATAGCTACGTTGTGGATTTTTTTACGCTTCTATTTAATAGACAGAGTTGACCCAAATCAGGAGCGTTATTGGAAGAAAATAATTATTGAGCAAGAAAAACTGCAACCAACTTATCAGCGTCTAGAGAAAATTGATTTAGTTTTAAAAAAGCTACCTTTAATCAAGCGGTTTGCTTGGAATATTGCTGTAGTCGCGACAAAATAG
- a CDS encoding LabA-like NYN domain-containing protein gives MSCSYNRLSIFVDGNNMFYAQQKNGWFFDPRRVLEFFTKDPEVNLINAFWYTGLKDPQDQRGFRDALISLGYTVRTKILKEYYDDVSGRYSQKANLDIEIVVDMFNTVEQYNRVILFSGDGDFERAIELLRSKNTHITVVSTEGMIARELRNATDRYIDLNDIRSFIEKVDY, from the coding sequence ATGTCTTGCTCTTACAACCGTCTTTCTATTTTTGTAGACGGGAACAATATGTTCTATGCCCAACAAAAAAACGGTTGGTTTTTTGACCCACGGCGTGTTCTTGAATTCTTTACAAAAGATCCCGAAGTTAATCTAATTAACGCTTTTTGGTATACAGGATTAAAAGATCCACAAGATCAGCGCGGATTCAGGGATGCCTTAATTAGCTTGGGTTACACAGTTCGTACAAAAATACTTAAGGAATACTACGATGATGTTTCTGGAAGATACTCCCAAAAGGCTAATTTAGATATAGAAATTGTTGTAGATATGTTTAATACAGTTGAGCAATATAATAGAGTAATACTTTTTAGTGGTGATGGTGATTTTGAAAGAGCCATTGAACTTTTACGTTCTAAAAATACTCATATTACAGTAGTATCAACAGAAGGAATGATTGCGAGAGAATTACGCAACGCTACCGATCGTTATATTGATTTAAATGATATTCGTTCATTTATTGAAAAAGTTGACTACTAG
- a CDS encoding TMEM165/GDT1 family protein, which produces MLKAFTAGLLLIMLSELGDKTFFIAMILAMRHSRRLVYIGVVTALAAMTIISVFVGQIISLLPQSYIHYGEVLLFLGFGIKLLYDASQMPNDSCEEEVKEASLVVEQAEKELPPKATSLAIILEAFGLTFIAEWGDRTQIATIALAASNNPYAVTLGAILGHAICAVIAVVGGRMIAGRISERVITAIGGSLFLVFGAIALLDKQ; this is translated from the coding sequence ATGTTAAAGGCTTTTACTGCCGGATTATTACTAATAATGCTATCGGAATTAGGCGATAAAACATTTTTTATCGCCATGATATTAGCAATGCGTCATTCACGCCGTTTAGTCTATATAGGCGTGGTAACTGCTTTGGCAGCAATGACAATTATTTCTGTGTTTGTAGGACAAATTATCTCGCTACTACCACAGAGTTATATCCATTATGGAGAGGTTTTGTTATTTCTAGGGTTTGGGATAAAGCTGTTGTATGATGCCAGCCAAATGCCTAATGATAGCTGTGAGGAAGAAGTTAAAGAAGCGTCTCTTGTAGTTGAGCAAGCTGAGAAAGAGTTACCACCAAAGGCGACCTCATTAGCAATTATTTTAGAAGCCTTTGGATTAACATTTATAGCAGAGTGGGGCGATCGCACACAAATCGCCACAATTGCTTTAGCTGCCTCTAATAATCCTTATGCTGTAACTTTAGGAGCGATTTTAGGTCATGCTATTTGTGCTGTCATCGCCGTTGTTGGTGGACGGATGATTGCAGGGCGCATTTCCGAGAGGGTAATAACAGCAATTGGTGGTAGTTTGTTTCTTGTGTTTGGTGCGATCGCCTTATTAGATAAGCAGTAG
- a CDS encoding tRNA (5-methylaminomethyl-2-thiouridine)(34)-methyltransferase MnmD — MFTPQRTADGSFTFFSSEFGQDFHSRHGAIQEAQFKFVEPTQIRQKAQQPSIKILDVCYGLGYNTAAALATIWEVNPNCRVEWVGLELDSTVPKAAIAHHLLSNWYDPIPQILTQLANNYHIETNQIHAQLLIGDARKTLQYCSNLGFKADAIFLDPFSPPTCPGLWTVEFMGLLASCCAQMGIIATYSCSAAVRTAMMEVGLNIFSSDPVGRRSPGTIASFTELEKPISLQEQEHLQTRAAIPYRDPQLCDPATVILHRRKIEQQASLLEPTSHWKRRWLTRFPT, encoded by the coding sequence TTGTTTACACCACAACGAACAGCAGACGGCTCTTTTACTTTTTTTTCAAGTGAATTTGGGCAAGATTTTCATAGTCGTCATGGAGCAATTCAAGAAGCTCAGTTTAAGTTTGTTGAGCCTACTCAAATTAGACAAAAAGCTCAACAGCCGAGTATCAAAATATTAGATGTTTGTTATGGATTGGGTTATAATACAGCAGCAGCATTAGCAACAATTTGGGAAGTAAATCCTAATTGTCGTGTGGAGTGGGTGGGTTTAGAATTAGATTCAACTGTCCCAAAAGCTGCGATCGCGCATCATCTTCTGAGTAACTGGTATGATCCTATTCCCCAAATTCTTACTCAACTAGCTAACAATTATCACATCGAAACCAACCAAATACACGCTCAATTGCTGATCGGTGATGCTAGAAAAACACTTCAGTATTGTTCAAACTTGGGTTTTAAAGCAGATGCGATTTTTCTTGATCCCTTTTCTCCGCCTACTTGTCCTGGGCTATGGACAGTAGAATTTATGGGGTTATTAGCTAGTTGCTGCGCTCAAATGGGTATAATTGCTACATATTCATGCTCTGCTGCTGTGCGGACTGCGATGATGGAAGTAGGATTAAACATTTTTTCTTCTGATCCCGTAGGTAGGCGATCGCCTGGAACTATTGCAAGTTTTACGGAATTAGAGAAACCAATTTCTCTCCAAGAACAAGAGCATTTACAAACCCGTGCGGCTATTCCCTACCGCGATCCTCAACTTTGCGATCCCGCTACAGTAATATTACATAGACGTAAAATAGAACAACAAGCAAGTTTGCTAGAACCTACTTCTCACTGGAAAAGACGCTGGTTAACTAGGTTTCCAACGTAA
- a CDS encoding tetratricopeptide repeat protein, with protein sequence MSFNRGRWIINSVLLLALLAFVGFSILPLLSSVLKDSQPPAVAQSAPNQNTSLAQLTELQSQAKGYQLVLAREPDNPTALRGLLEARLQLGDIKGSIEPLEKLAFLNPEQSDYMVLLAQAKQHLGDREVAAQTYRTVLAAKPGNMNALQGLVSLLLEQKRPEAAIGLLQETLKTAAQVNPSQPGTIDTTSVQLLLAQVYFNQERYVEALAIYDEAIKNDRQDFRPVLAKAMVLQKLGKNVEAKPLFTVAASLAPAQYKDQIKQIGSAKQPKPNPIVSPTTPPRSQIIEPKPVNN encoded by the coding sequence GTGTCTTTTAATCGCGGTCGTTGGATCATTAATTCAGTTTTATTGTTAGCTCTGCTGGCTTTTGTGGGATTTTCCATCCTGCCTTTGCTTAGTAGTGTTCTCAAGGACAGTCAACCCCCTGCGGTTGCCCAATCTGCACCAAATCAAAATACTTCTTTAGCACAGCTTACAGAACTGCAATCTCAAGCTAAAGGTTATCAACTGGTTTTAGCAAGAGAACCAGATAATCCCACGGCTCTACGGGGGTTGCTGGAAGCGCGGTTACAACTAGGTGATATCAAAGGTAGCATTGAACCTTTGGAAAAGTTAGCTTTTTTAAATCCTGAGCAGAGTGATTATATGGTGTTGCTGGCTCAAGCGAAGCAACATTTAGGAGATCGTGAGGTAGCAGCCCAGACTTATCGCACAGTTTTAGCGGCTAAACCAGGAAATATGAATGCTTTGCAAGGGCTTGTCAGCTTATTGTTAGAGCAAAAACGCCCCGAAGCGGCAATTGGCTTACTACAGGAAACTTTGAAGACTGCTGCACAAGTAAATCCTAGTCAGCCTGGAACTATAGATACTACTTCAGTACAGTTATTACTGGCTCAAGTTTATTTCAATCAGGAACGTTATGTAGAAGCACTTGCTATTTATGATGAAGCTATTAAAAATGATCGACAAGATTTTAGACCTGTACTAGCTAAAGCGATGGTTTTGCAAAAGCTGGGTAAAAATGTAGAAGCTAAACCGCTATTCACCGTAGCTGCTAGTTTGGCTCCTGCACAGTATAAAGACCAAATTAAACAAATAGGCTCTGCTAAACAACCAAAACCTAACCCTATAGTTTCTCCTACTACTCCTCCTCGCAGTCAGATAATTGAACCAAAACCAGTGAACAATTAA
- a CDS encoding helix-turn-helix domain-containing protein — protein MYQVKVRVREICQERNWSINELCRRSGVSYTTVRRYASQSMAKIDMDAICRIKQTFGCSWEELLELQGDDSFDE, from the coding sequence ATGTATCAAGTTAAAGTCAGAGTTAGAGAAATTTGTCAGGAACGCAACTGGAGTATTAACGAGCTATGCAGGCGTTCCGGCGTAAGTTATACAACCGTGCGACGGTATGCAAGTCAGTCGATGGCAAAGATAGACATGGATGCTATCTGCCGAATTAAGCAAACTTTTGGTTGTTCTTGGGAAGAATTGCTGGAATTACAGGGTGATGATTCTTTCGATGAGTAA
- a CDS encoding glycoside hydrolase family 10 protein yields the protein MLKQAKNYILKFCAKRLVFLRYNGKFKNNFVWLCALLLAIAVIIPTSSSAQTNLNNTSELRGVWLTNVDSDVLFSRAKLTAAVQKLQQLNFNTVYPTVWNDGYTLYPSIVAERTLGRSLHPEPGLQGRDMLKEIVKQGHQKGLSVIPWFEFGFMAPADSQLAKSHPDWLTNRKDGTKIWKEGQNERVWLNPFHPEVQQFMLDLVSEVINNYDIDGIQFDDHFALPIAMGYDAYTVGMYEKELPGLTPDANPQETFWVRWRADKLNDFMTRLHQVVKARKPNCIISIATNPLHFSLPAYLQDWFSWERRNQVDELILQVYRNDLPRFIKELEREEVKLAQSHIPVSIGILAGLKGRSVPSQQIETQVQVVRNHKLAGVSFFFYESLWNWAKETPAQRESALKEIFPTSVQRPRIINN from the coding sequence ATGTTGAAACAAGCTAAAAATTACATTCTAAAGTTTTGCGCTAAAAGGCTAGTTTTTTTAAGATATAATGGCAAATTTAAGAATAATTTTGTTTGGTTGTGTGCATTACTCCTAGCTATAGCGGTAATTATACCGACTAGCTCTTCTGCTCAGACTAATTTGAATAATACTTCAGAATTAAGAGGTGTTTGGCTGACAAATGTAGATAGTGATGTGCTATTTTCACGCGCTAAACTTACTGCTGCGGTGCAAAAGCTACAACAGCTTAACTTCAACACTGTCTATCCTACTGTTTGGAACGATGGATATACTCTTTATCCTAGTATTGTAGCAGAACGGACATTGGGGCGATCGCTCCATCCCGAACCTGGGCTACAAGGTCGAGATATGCTGAAAGAAATTGTTAAACAGGGGCATCAAAAAGGCTTAAGTGTTATTCCCTGGTTTGAATTTGGCTTTATGGCTCCTGCTGATTCTCAACTAGCTAAAAGTCACCCAGATTGGTTAACTAACCGCAAAGATGGTACAAAAATTTGGAAAGAAGGTCAAAACGAAAGAGTTTGGCTAAATCCTTTTCATCCAGAAGTACAGCAATTTATGCTGGATTTGGTTAGTGAAGTTATTAACAATTACGACATTGATGGCATTCAATTTGATGACCACTTTGCGTTGCCTATAGCAATGGGTTACGATGCTTACACCGTTGGTATGTATGAGAAAGAACTCCCAGGTTTAACTCCTGATGCGAACCCGCAAGAAACTTTTTGGGTACGCTGGCGGGCTGACAAACTTAATGATTTTATGACCAGGTTACACCAAGTAGTAAAAGCTCGAAAGCCTAATTGTATTATTTCTATAGCTACTAACCCTTTGCATTTTTCTTTACCAGCTTATTTACAAGACTGGTTTTCTTGGGAAAGACGTAATCAAGTTGATGAACTAATTTTGCAGGTTTATCGCAACGACTTACCGCGCTTTATTAAAGAATTGGAACGCGAAGAAGTTAAGCTTGCTCAAAGTCATATTCCAGTAAGTATCGGCATTCTTGCGGGTCTTAAAGGTCGTTCTGTACCTAGTCAACAAATTGAGACTCAAGTTCAAGTTGTCCGCAATCATAAATTAGCTGGTGTGTCTTTCTTCTTTTATGAAAGTCTTTGGAATTGGGCGAAAGAAACACCCGCACAACGAGAATCTGCTTTAAAAGAAATTTTTCCTACTTCAGTACAGCGACCAAGAATAATTAACAATTAA
- a CDS encoding sulfurtransferase → MLDNNTPIVISAQWLAEHLNDPQVVIVDCRFSLADPQLGRQQYETSHIPSAYYLDLNLDLSGSVQLHGGRHPLPDPAELANKLAAIGINSQETLVVAYDDSRFAFAARLWWLLRYLGHQQVALLDGGFSGWEKAGYAVTNQLPKHEPGKFVPQIQSDWVVDVNTVKARKDLPNVVLVDSREGDRYRGEREPIDPIAGHIPGALNFPWQDVSDSIGYVKPVSEQQQRWKDIQQAEEILVYCGSGVTACVNLLSLEMAGIQKTKLYAGSWSDWCSYLSVTK, encoded by the coding sequence ATGCTTGATAATAACACACCTATTGTAATTTCTGCCCAATGGCTTGCCGAACACCTTAATGATCCACAAGTAGTAATTGTTGATTGTCGTTTTTCACTGGCAGATCCACAACTAGGACGACAGCAGTATGAAACTAGCCACATACCTAGTGCTTACTATCTAGATCTTAATCTTGACCTCTCTGGTTCTGTACAGCTTCATGGAGGTCGTCATCCTTTGCCCGATCCTGCTGAGTTAGCTAACAAACTAGCAGCAATTGGAATCAATTCCCAAGAAACCCTTGTAGTTGCCTATGATGATTCGCGTTTTGCCTTTGCTGCACGTCTATGGTGGTTACTACGCTATTTAGGACATCAGCAAGTGGCTTTGCTTGATGGTGGCTTTTCAGGATGGGAAAAAGCTGGATATGCTGTAACAAATCAACTGCCGAAGCATGAACCAGGAAAGTTTGTTCCTCAGATTCAAAGCGACTGGGTAGTGGATGTTAACACAGTCAAAGCGCGAAAAGATCTGCCTAACGTAGTGCTGGTTGATTCACGAGAAGGCGATCGCTACCGAGGAGAACGTGAACCCATCGACCCCATTGCTGGTCATATTCCTGGCGCGTTAAATTTCCCCTGGCAAGATGTTTCCGACTCGATCGGCTACGTCAAGCCTGTTTCAGAACAACAGCAACGTTGGAAAGATATTCAGCAAGCAGAGGAAATTTTAGTTTATTGTGGTTCTGGCGTAACAGCCTGTGTAAATCTCTTGTCCTTAGAAATGGCTGGGATACAGAAAACAAAGCTGTATGCTGGCAGTTGGAGTGATTGGTGTTCCTACCTTAGCGTAACGAAGTAA
- the pirA gene encoding arginine synthesis PII-interacting regulator PirA, translating to MSIMNTNRQDSVKKAAAIHRDNIQKSLQHRIEVARASGNEHLLRILEAEASYFK from the coding sequence ATGTCCATTATGAACACAAATCGTCAAGACAGCGTAAAAAAGGCGGCTGCTATTCATCGCGATAACATCCAAAAAAGCCTACAGCATAGAATAGAAGTAGCTAGAGCTAGTGGTAATGAACACTTGCTGCGGATACTAGAAGCGGAAGCAAGCTATTTTAAATAA
- a CDS encoding DUF2301 domain-containing membrane protein, producing MTQLQLEPEVYQGQFGEFRITDSDRTGVIIYRTSLMVAALSFAIGSFLVIYFGNDRSVLNALTPLYVVFCLALGISLLTIHIYMAALHRVLQIFWGIGAVSAAFFAIKSDEPLALFVYNHPLTLFGIGFTFAALTGIFFKEGFCFNRLETKLLTPLVPMLLLGKMAGVLPLQAEQFLLGGWAILFMVFALRKTVQRIPDDIGDKSVFSYLKQQKSAKA from the coding sequence ATGACTCAGTTACAGTTGGAACCCGAAGTTTATCAAGGTCAATTTGGAGAGTTTAGAATTACCGACAGCGATCGCACTGGTGTAATTATCTATCGTACTAGCTTAATGGTAGCAGCCTTAAGCTTTGCAATTGGTAGTTTTCTAGTGATTTATTTTGGGAATGATAGAAGTGTTCTCAATGCCTTAACTCCCCTATATGTAGTTTTTTGTTTAGCTTTGGGTATTAGCTTACTAACAATTCATATATACATGGCAGCATTACACCGCGTACTGCAAATATTTTGGGGTATTGGTGCGGTTAGTGCAGCTTTTTTTGCTATTAAAAGTGATGAACCGCTTGCTTTATTTGTTTATAATCACCCACTTACGCTGTTTGGAATTGGTTTTACGTTCGCAGCTTTAACGGGAATTTTTTTCAAAGAAGGTTTTTGTTTTAACAGACTAGAAACTAAGCTGCTTACACCTTTAGTACCTATGTTGCTTTTAGGAAAAATGGCTGGTGTTTTGCCTTTACAAGCAGAGCAGTTTTTACTAGGCGGATGGGCGATATTGTTTATGGTATTTGCGCTGCGGAAGACAGTCCAACGAATTCCTGATGATATCGGTGATAAGTCTGTATTTAGTTATTTAAAACAACAAAAATCAGCTAAAGCTTAA
- a CDS encoding SAM hydrolase/SAM-dependent halogenase family protein: MPNSRIITLLSDFGLSDVYVGVMKGVISSLNPTLTVVDLTHQIPAQNIPAGRFCLMNSYSYFPPGTVHIAVVDPGVGSNRRSVAVEFEGGFLVAPDNGLLSGVLSQSAVKTAVELTNPQYWRTSTPSTTFHGRDIFAPVGAHLASGVPLEELGKIIDPKTLIQLPIGECSQTDQGMTGYVQYVDYFGNLITNIPGADVQGKAWSVVVSDVSIPGCTTYHDQPAGSAIALIGSHGWVEIAVNCGNAQSQLKINWGDKIEIINN; the protein is encoded by the coding sequence ATGCCTAACAGCAGGATAATTACTCTTTTGAGCGATTTTGGCTTGAGTGACGTTTATGTAGGGGTGATGAAGGGAGTAATTAGCTCTCTCAACCCAACTTTGACGGTGGTGGATTTAACGCACCAGATTCCAGCACAAAATATTCCTGCGGGTAGATTTTGTTTGATGAATTCCTACTCTTATTTTCCACCCGGGACAGTACATATAGCTGTGGTAGATCCAGGGGTAGGTAGTAATCGGCGCTCAGTGGCAGTAGAATTTGAAGGTGGTTTCCTTGTAGCACCGGATAACGGATTATTAAGCGGCGTTCTCAGTCAGAGTGCAGTCAAGACGGCGGTAGAATTAACTAATCCTCAGTATTGGCGGACAAGTACACCCAGCACAACTTTTCACGGTAGAGATATTTTTGCACCTGTGGGGGCGCATTTAGCTAGTGGTGTTCCCTTAGAAGAGTTGGGAAAAATAATTGATCCTAAAACTTTAATACAGCTACCTATCGGCGAATGTAGTCAAACTGATCAAGGTATGACTGGTTACGTGCAGTATGTTGATTACTTTGGTAACTTGATTACTAATATTCCAGGGGCTGATGTTCAAGGGAAAGCTTGGTCAGTGGTAGTATCTGATGTGAGTATCCCTGGTTGTACAACTTATCACGATCAACCTGCTGGAAGTGCGATCGCGCTTATTGGTAGTCATGGGTGGGTAGAAATTGCCGTTAATTGTGGCAATGCACAATCTCAGTTAAAAATAAACTGGGGGGATAAAATAGAAATAATTAACAATTAG
- the dprA gene encoding DNA-processing protein DprA: MVAERAFWLAWSQISGIGPVLIKRLQQQFGTLAAAWQAQPSQLGQVDGFGQNIVQKVLQERSRLDPETFLQEHSSKNPNFWTPVDPEYPRLLLETPSPPPVLYYRGVVDPQENLGIRPAVGIVGTREPSDYGKRWTRKISTALAKKGFTVVSGMAQGIDTEAHRACVDAGGRTLAVVGTGVDLIYPPRNRNLYEDIQKQGLVLSEYPAGTQPDRSHFPRRNRIIAGLSRAVLVMEAPTKSGALITANVANDFCRDVYVLPGSLDNPNAIGCLGLLSRGAHVILNEGHLLEMLGDIPQLDTTEQLQLFDPPPSAPIPDLEPELKQVWSAIASEPTAFDVIVQQAGLAAGSVSSALLHLELMGLVSQLPGMRYLRC, translated from the coding sequence TTGGTAGCAGAACGCGCTTTTTGGTTAGCTTGGTCACAAATTTCTGGTATTGGTCCTGTTTTAATTAAGCGACTTCAACAGCAATTTGGCACACTAGCAGCAGCATGGCAAGCACAACCAAGTCAATTAGGGCAAGTTGATGGGTTTGGTCAAAATATTGTTCAAAAGGTGCTGCAAGAGCGATCGCGCCTCGATCCTGAAACATTCCTGCAAGAACACTCCTCAAAAAACCCTAATTTTTGGACACCAGTAGATCCAGAATATCCCCGCTTGTTACTAGAAACTCCTAGCCCACCACCTGTGCTGTATTACCGAGGGGTAGTTGATCCACAGGAAAACCTGGGCATACGCCCTGCTGTGGGAATTGTTGGTACGCGGGAACCTTCTGATTATGGTAAGCGGTGGACGCGCAAAATTAGTACCGCTTTGGCTAAGAAAGGCTTTACAGTTGTATCTGGGATGGCTCAAGGTATTGATACAGAAGCTCATCGCGCTTGTGTTGATGCTGGAGGGCGCACACTAGCGGTTGTAGGTACGGGTGTTGATCTTATTTACCCACCCCGCAATCGTAATCTTTATGAAGATATTCAGAAACAAGGCTTAGTTTTGAGTGAGTATCCTGCTGGTACTCAACCAGACAGATCTCATTTTCCCCGCCGTAACCGTATTATTGCTGGTTTAAGTCGTGCTGTTTTAGTTATGGAAGCACCTACGAAATCAGGTGCGCTAATTACTGCTAATGTTGCTAATGATTTCTGTCGGGATGTTTACGTTTTACCTGGATCGCTAGATAATCCCAATGCTATAGGTTGTTTAGGTTTATTAAGTAGGGGCGCTCATGTGATTCTCAACGAGGGGCATTTGTTAGAAATGCTTGGAGATATACCACAACTCGATACTACTGAGCAATTACAATTATTTGATCCTCCACCCTCAGCGCCTATTCCAGATTTAGAACCAGAACTTAAGCAGGTATGGAGTGCGATCGCTTCTGAACCTACTGCTTTTGATGTAATTGTGCAACAAGCTGGTTTAGCTGCGGGATCAGTATCTAGTGCGTTATTACACTTGGAATTAATGGGGTTAGTTTCTCAATTACCTGGTATGCGGTATCTAAGATGTTAG